One Lycium barbarum isolate Lr01 chromosome 5, ASM1917538v2, whole genome shotgun sequence genomic window carries:
- the LOC132641629 gene encoding heavy metal-associated isoprenylated plant protein 37-like has product MTKDEDFKLLKIQTCVLRVNIHCDGCKQKVKKLLQRIEGVYQVTIDSEQQKVTVSGSVDSATLIKKLIKAGKHAELWSQNTNHQSPKQNPNCIKDNNKNNKNQKQQVGILKNQQKFNLVPEELDYLDEEDEDDGYPEEEMRFVRQDQARQMALMRQVEADNNAKKAMAAGMVNGKVNNNNNIANSNNVGNGKKTGPIQNMPMRANPGGPNIDPRTMAAMKMNMNNVNLGEAAKRGMGGNDINAMMNLAGFHGNNNNGNGITTNDNGGGGFQVHPNNVIQGGHNPSASMLMNMNNGGAQQQQYNPSPMLMNFPNRHAMQQQPPPQIAYNRSPFIPPATGYYYNDSNNYGGQVPYTSYIDPYYYNSGAAAAADQSATNSHVFSDKNPGSCSVM; this is encoded by the exons ATGACTAAAGATGAAGACTTTAAGCTACTCAAGATCCAG ACCTGTGTGCTCAGAGTGAACATACATTGTGATGGGTGCAAGCAGAAAGTGAAGAAACTCCTTCAAAGAATTGAAG GTGTTTATCAAGTAACAATAGACTCTGAGCAGCAAAAAGTGACTGTTTCTGGTAGTGTGGATTCTGCAactttaattaaaaaattaatcaAGGCTGGTAAGCATGCTGAGCTTTGGTCTCAGAATACTAATCATCAAAGTCCGAAACAAAACCCCAACTGCATCAAAgataacaacaagaacaacaaaaaTCAAAAGCAGCAAGTTGGTATACTCAAGAACCAGCAAAAGTTCAACCTTGTGCCCGAGGAACTCGATTATCTCGATGAGGAGGATGAGGACGATGGTTACCCTGAGGAAGAGATGAGGTTTGTGAGGCAAGATCAAGCAAGACAAATGGCTCTAATGAGACAAGTAGAAGCAGACAATAATGCGAAGAAAGCTATGGCAGCAGGTATGGTCAATGGTAaagtaaacaacaacaacaatatcgcCAACTCGAATAATGTGGGCAATGGGAAGAAAACGGGCCCTATTCAGAATATGCCAATGAGGGCGAATCCTGGAGGTCCCAACATTGACCCAAGAACAATGGCTGCTATGAAAATGAACATGAACAATGTCAATCTTGGTGAGGCGGCGAAAAGGGGAATGGGAGGAAATGACATAAATGCAATGATGAATCTTGCTGGTTTTCATGGGAATAACAATAATGGGAATGGGATTACTACTAATGACAATGGTGGTGGAGGATTTCAAGTTCATCCAAATAATGTTATACAAGGTGGTCATAATCCTTCTGCTTCAATGCTAATGAACATGAACAATGGTGGGGCGCAACAACAACAGTATAATCCTTCGCCAATGCTAATGAATTTTCCAAACCGCCATGCTATGCAACAACAACCACCACCTCAGATTGCTTACAATAGGTCACCTTTCATTCCTCCAGCTACTGGTTATTACTATAACGATAGTAATAATTATGGTGGTCAAGTTCCATACACTTCATATATTGATCCTTATTATTACAATTCtggtgctgctgctgctgctgatcAATCTGCCACAAATTCTCATGTGTTTAGTGATAAGAATCCTGGTAGTTGTTCCGTTATGTGA